The following are encoded together in the Ignavibacteriales bacterium genome:
- the uvrA gene encoding excinuclease ABC subunit UvrA, with protein sequence MSLQDKIIIKGAREHNLKNIDVELPRDSLVVITGLSGSGKSSLAFDTIYAEGQRRYIESLSSYARQFLDQLEKPDVDLIEGLSPAISIEQKATSHNPRSTVGTVTEIYDYLRLLYARLGTPHCYNCGKPVAKQTTEQIIDTILTNQNEEKIFILAPVIRGRKGHYRELFEEILSDGFLRVRVDGNVSEITKGFQVDRYKIHNIEILVDRIKVIEESRSRLTESIEVALNYGNGNIIISDGKEDLVFSRNLACLDCGISFQELAPNSFSFNSPYGYCPDCDGLGEKKELDINLIIPDWEKSINEEGIAALGKPRQMWFFNQVRAVAGLNGFTFDTKLKDLTEEQKQILFYGTKEKIPFTYTFGGGKSVTYVHKFSGVFNYIKHYYDTTSSSHIREWAESFMNTLTCSTCNGGRLKKESLSVKFNGVNITEVTNLSILNALEFFKKIKLKGREEIIARQILKEIISRLSFLLNVGLDYLTLNRTARTLSGGESQRIRLATQIGSQLAGVLYVLDEPSIGLHQSDNIKLIHSLKNLRDLGNTIIVVEHDRETIESSDYIVDLGPGAGEHGGKVCLAGFTKKIIHTKDGHDSLTLKYLTNKEKIHVPEIRRKGNGKNLLLKGAEGNNLKKVNLKIPLGTFTTITGVSGSGKSSLINETLVRILMKKLFHSKVVPLPFKEITGLEHIDKAIEIDQSPIGRTPRSNPATYTGLFTFIRDLFAQLPESKMRGYKTGRFSFNVASGRCEDCQGDGLKKIEMNFLPDVYVECDVCNGKRYNHETLEVLYKTKSISDVLDMTVEEALSFFEDHPRIKRKMQAIFDVGLGYIKLGQQATTLSGGEAQRVKLATELSKIGTGNTIYILDEPTTGLHFEDVKILLNVLNKLVDKGNTVVVVEHNLEVIKFADWVIDLGPGGGEFGGEIVAEGTPEEIIEFEDSLTGKYLKKELSIH encoded by the coding sequence ATGAGTTTACAAGATAAAATAATTATTAAAGGTGCAAGAGAACACAACTTAAAGAATATTGATGTGGAATTACCACGGGATTCCTTAGTTGTTATTACTGGATTATCTGGTTCTGGTAAATCATCTTTAGCTTTTGATACAATTTATGCTGAAGGACAGCGCAGGTATATTGAATCATTATCTTCATACGCACGTCAATTTTTAGATCAACTTGAAAAGCCCGATGTTGATTTAATTGAAGGTTTAAGTCCAGCGATTTCTATTGAACAAAAAGCTACATCCCACAATCCAAGATCAACCGTTGGAACTGTAACCGAAATTTATGATTATCTCCGGTTACTTTATGCCAGATTAGGAACACCACATTGTTATAACTGCGGTAAACCAGTGGCAAAACAAACTACGGAACAAATTATTGATACGATTCTTACAAATCAAAATGAAGAAAAGATTTTTATTTTAGCTCCGGTTATAAGAGGCAGAAAAGGACATTACCGTGAACTGTTTGAGGAAATTTTAAGCGATGGTTTTTTACGTGTTAGAGTCGATGGAAACGTGTCCGAAATTACAAAAGGATTTCAAGTTGACAGATATAAAATTCATAACATTGAGATACTGGTAGATCGAATTAAGGTGATCGAAGAATCAAGATCGCGATTAACTGAATCTATTGAAGTAGCTTTAAATTATGGTAACGGAAATATTATTATCAGTGATGGAAAAGAAGATTTAGTCTTTAGTAGAAATCTTGCTTGTCTTGATTGTGGAATTAGTTTCCAGGAGCTGGCTCCAAATTCATTTTCATTTAATTCACCATACGGATACTGCCCCGACTGCGATGGTCTTGGTGAAAAGAAAGAGCTTGATATAAATTTAATTATTCCGGATTGGGAAAAATCAATTAATGAAGAAGGAATTGCCGCATTAGGCAAACCGCGACAAATGTGGTTCTTTAACCAGGTTCGGGCGGTTGCAGGATTGAATGGATTCACCTTCGATACAAAATTAAAAGATTTGACTGAAGAGCAAAAACAAATTTTATTTTATGGGACCAAAGAAAAAATTCCATTTACATATACTTTTGGCGGTGGTAAAAGTGTAACCTACGTGCACAAATTCTCTGGTGTATTTAATTACATAAAACATTATTACGATACTACATCATCCAGCCACATCCGCGAATGGGCTGAATCTTTTATGAACACTTTGACCTGCTCAACTTGCAACGGAGGCAGATTAAAAAAGGAATCTCTTTCAGTAAAGTTTAATGGGGTTAATATTACTGAAGTGACAAATCTTTCCATCCTTAACGCTTTGGAATTTTTTAAGAAAATAAAATTAAAAGGACGAGAAGAAATAATTGCAAGACAAATCTTAAAAGAAATTATCTCCCGGTTATCTTTCCTTTTAAATGTAGGATTAGATTATTTAACACTCAATCGTACAGCCAGAACTTTATCTGGCGGCGAGAGCCAGCGGATAAGACTTGCAACTCAAATTGGTTCCCAGCTTGCCGGTGTTCTTTACGTTCTGGATGAACCAAGCATCGGTTTACATCAGAGTGATAATATAAAACTAATACATTCTTTGAAGAATCTGAGAGATCTTGGTAATACAATTATTGTTGTTGAACACGATAGAGAAACGATTGAAAGCTCAGATTACATTGTTGATCTTGGTCCTGGAGCCGGTGAACATGGTGGAAAAGTTTGCTTGGCTGGATTTACAAAAAAGATTATTCATACCAAAGATGGACATGATTCTCTAACACTGAAATATCTTACAAATAAAGAAAAAATTCATGTCCCAGAAATAAGAAGAAAAGGAAACGGAAAGAACCTCCTTCTGAAAGGTGCAGAAGGTAATAATCTTAAAAAAGTAAATTTGAAAATTCCACTTGGTACATTTACTACAATTACCGGTGTAAGTGGATCAGGTAAATCATCACTTATAAATGAAACCTTAGTAAGAATTTTAATGAAGAAATTATTCCACTCTAAGGTTGTACCTCTTCCTTTCAAAGAAATAACCGGATTAGAGCATATCGATAAGGCAATCGAAATTGATCAATCACCTATTGGAAGAACACCGCGTTCTAATCCCGCAACTTATACCGGTCTGTTTACTTTTATTCGCGATTTGTTTGCCCAACTTCCTGAATCTAAAATGCGGGGTTATAAAACCGGCAGATTTAGTTTTAATGTTGCAAGTGGAAGATGCGAAGATTGCCAGGGCGATGGATTGAAAAAAATAGAAATGAATTTTCTGCCAGACGTTTATGTTGAATGCGATGTTTGTAACGGCAAGCGTTATAACCATGAAACACTTGAAGTTCTTTACAAAACAAAATCTATTTCGGATGTTTTGGATATGACAGTTGAAGAGGCTTTAAGTTTCTTTGAAGATCACCCAAGAATAAAAAGAAAAATGCAGGCAATATTTGATGTTGGATTAGGTTACATTAAACTTGGGCAACAGGCAACAACACTTTCCGGTGGTGAAGCGCAGCGCGTAAAACTTGCTACCGAACTTAGCAAAATTGGAACAGGAAATACAATTTACATTCTTGATGAACCCACAACCGGACTTCATTTTGAGGATGTAAAAATTTTACTGAACGTTTTGAACAAGCTTGTTGATAAAGGGAATACAGTTGTGGTTGTAGAACATAATCTGGAAGTAATTAAATTCGCTGATTGGGTAATCGATCTTGGTCCAGGCGGTGGTGAATTTGGTGGTGAAATAGTTGCCGAAGGAACTCCTGAAGAAATAATTGAATTTGAAGATAGTTTAACAGGTAAATATTTAAAGAAAGAGTTGTCTATTCATTAG
- a CDS encoding CxxxxCH/CxxCH domain-containing protein, producing MEKKVKYIISFFLFGLLFLSCADIKENIPTSFSGVAVHSAGFAKAGNPDFHGTFIKSSNWDMKRCQQCHGIMYDGGLSKASCLTCHNQPAGPENCATCHEDSRDLNGNTAITERGVGAHKVHLEGNSKGKTLSCSECHNVPVSVYQAGHIDDGKAEVMFNSFFANIITNKPSTSEYDSQLPLFEPNPQYNFTTAGCTNTYCHGTFKNGNTQNAPVWTNPSSAACGTCHGDPTKTTIAEKALPKTQAEGGTHVNVLTCSACHGDVVNANLQFINSSKHIDGKLNLFGKDIDY from the coding sequence ATGGAAAAAAAAGTAAAATATATAATTTCATTTTTCTTGTTTGGATTGCTTTTCCTATCCTGTGCAGATATAAAAGAAAACATCCCAACTTCCTTTTCCGGTGTTGCAGTTCATAGTGCGGGATTTGCTAAAGCTGGAAATCCTGATTTTCATGGGACATTTATTAAAAGCAGCAATTGGGATATGAAACGATGCCAGCAATGTCATGGAATAATGTACGATGGAGGCTTATCTAAAGCTTCTTGTCTTACTTGTCATAACCAACCCGCAGGACCAGAAAACTGTGCAACTTGCCATGAAGATAGCCGTGATCTTAATGGAAACACTGCAATTACAGAACGTGGAGTTGGTGCGCATAAAGTTCATCTTGAAGGTAATTCAAAAGGAAAAACTCTTTCCTGTTCAGAATGCCATAATGTTCCTGTAAGTGTTTATCAAGCAGGTCATATTGATGATGGTAAAGCCGAAGTGATGTTCAATAGTTTTTTTGCAAATATTATAACGAATAAACCATCAACTTCAGAATATGATTCTCAACTTCCACTATTTGAACCAAATCCACAGTACAATTTTACAACTGCGGGCTGCACTAATACTTATTGTCATGGTACATTTAAAAATGGTAACACACAGAATGCACCTGTATGGACAAATCCATCCTCGGCAGCATGTGGAACTTGTCATGGTGATCCTACAAAAACAACGATTGCTGAAAAAGCATTACCCAAAACTCAGGCGGAAGGTGGAACACACGTAAATGTACTTACTTGTTCTGCATGCCACGGAGATGTTGTGAATGCAAATTTACAATTCATAAATTCATCAAAACATATTGATGGTAAACTAAATTTATTTGGTAAGGATATAGATTATTAA
- a CDS encoding PEGA domain-containing protein, whose translation MMKWFIIVGLFFLSTFLFISCATILNSTTQEIEIKTTPPNAKLIIDGKKFGTTPQVVNMERKNNHIVKLDLDGYDIYETQITTKLSFWFWGNIFNGFIPGAVVDLFTGAMYNLLPESFNIELQPSIKTDLKIQKK comes from the coding sequence ATGATGAAATGGTTTATAATTGTAGGTCTGTTTTTTTTATCAACCTTTTTATTCATTTCCTGTGCAACGATATTAAATTCTACAACGCAGGAGATTGAGATAAAAACAACTCCCCCAAATGCAAAGTTGATTATCGATGGAAAGAAATTCGGAACTACTCCACAGGTTGTAAATATGGAAAGGAAGAATAACCATATAGTAAAACTGGATCTCGACGGATATGATATTTACGAAACCCAGATAACAACAAAACTTTCATTCTGGTTCTGGGGAAATATTTTTAATGGTTTTATTCCCGGTGCAGTGGTTGATTTATTTACAGGTGCGATGTACAATTTATTGCCTGAATCATTTAACATAGAATTACAGCCATCAATAAAGACAGATTTAAAAATCCAAAAGAAATAA
- a CDS encoding cytochrome c family protein, translated as MTNLIKFCSLLIIVSLTFGFTSINSFKEDKKSGFVGAEKCGMCHKSDKAGKQFTIWQGSKHANAYKALQTQKADDIAKAKGFKTKAVETKACLKCHASGYDVDAALKTAKFKVEDGVQCETCHGPGSEYQQMSIMKNRDQAISKGLVIHKEKEKFCTGCHNSESPTFKSFKYEEAWGKIAHSMPKG; from the coding sequence ATGACCAACTTAATAAAATTCTGTTCACTTCTTATTATTGTTTCTCTAACATTCGGTTTCACTTCAATTAATTCTTTTAAGGAAGATAAAAAATCCGGATTTGTTGGTGCTGAAAAATGCGGTATGTGTCATAAGTCTGACAAGGCAGGTAAGCAATTTACCATCTGGCAGGGAAGTAAACATGCCAACGCTTATAAAGCTTTACAAACGCAAAAAGCTGATGATATAGCCAAAGCAAAAGGATTTAAAACCAAAGCAGTTGAAACAAAAGCCTGTCTAAAGTGCCACGCTAGTGGTTATGATGTTGATGCCGCTCTTAAAACTGCAAAGTTTAAAGTTGAAGATGGTGTTCAATGCGAAACTTGTCATGGTCCAGGTTCGGAGTATCAACAAATGAGTATAATGAAAAATCGAGATCAAGCAATTTCCAAAGGTTTGGTTATTCATAAAGAAAAAGAAAAATTTTGTACCGGCTGCCATAACTCAGAAAGTCCAACTTTTAAATCTTTCAAGTATGAGGAAGCCTGGGGAAAGATTGCTCATTCGATGCCTAAAGGCTGA
- a CDS encoding YigZ family protein has protein sequence MDLENYFTVKDITETRTKEKGSVFMCFSYPVLNLDEAHLILESLKKKYFDALHHCYALTFTDNSTKYSDAGEPAGTAGKRILNAIQHFNLNNVLVVVVRYFGGTKLGIGPLGKAYYDSAFNNLNAANKIEKRKFIRISLFAKFDLTGDVYQLLSKVEAKILNSVFKEKFCLEFLVPAKNHSLFIEEIKQIGRGQIKYEILNSLFQ, from the coding sequence ATGGATTTGGAAAACTACTTTACAGTAAAAGATATAACTGAAACAAGAACGAAAGAGAAAGGTTCTGTCTTTATGTGTTTTTCTTATCCAGTTCTTAATTTGGATGAAGCACATTTAATTTTAGAAAGCTTAAAGAAAAAGTATTTTGATGCCTTACATCATTGTTATGCTCTTACTTTTACAGATAATTCTACTAAGTATTCTGACGCTGGCGAGCCAGCTGGTACTGCTGGAAAAAGAATTCTAAATGCAATCCAGCATTTCAACTTGAATAATGTTTTAGTAGTTGTTGTTCGATATTTTGGCGGAACCAAATTAGGAATTGGACCATTAGGAAAGGCATATTATGATTCTGCATTTAATAATTTGAATGCTGCAAATAAAATTGAAAAAAGAAAATTTATTAGAATTAGTCTTTTTGCTAAGTTTGATCTTACAGGTGATGTATACCAACTGCTTTCTAAAGTGGAAGCAAAAATCCTTAATTCTGTTTTTAAGGAAAAATTCTGTCTGGAATTTCTGGTACCAGCAAAGAATCATTCTCTGTTTATTGAGGAGATTAAGCAAATTGGTAGAGGGCAAATTAAGTATGAAATTTTAAATTCACTATTTCAATAA
- a CDS encoding cytochrome c3 family protein, whose amino-acid sequence MKFISAVVFICLSSLIMAQTTKTACIDCHSDNTLTIERNGKQISLFVDKDHFNNSVHAGLECTDCHSGFNSENIPHKEGNDISRVDCAQCHDSPSFSKSIHGEKKVECFACHSKHEIKPAKDFSKNEVVFCVSCHKSPSVRSYSKSTHHAGFLKGKKAPNCTDCHNKSAHEIKSVKFTKVEEEKLCASCHKKSDDEFATSVHKLAKKNNTPGCVNCHGAHEVFNNKYSISSRSCLKCHLDKNNFEKAGKINLVEFVKNYQTSIHGRIGVDGKEAATCVDCHDNHMVLGTDAAKSKISKFNIPNTCGKCHSNILADYKKSSHGVSFFSGANLAPSCTDCHGEHNIESVDKSPLSKLNEHKVCFTCHVNNIEVIKLTGKSKNEILGYENSVHFQALKAGNENAATCSDCHGAHKMQTTKNASSRIKRENIANTCGDGANCHPGIASDYMESIHAQAVKKGVMDAPTCIDCHGNHQIFAKDNPKSKVASGKNVVLLCSSCHGDVEMISKYGVPTTKASSYNESYHGLAVRGGSKYAADCSSCHGAHKIKPSSDSTSSINDNNLSKTCGRCHPGASITADFKQVHLTGSKAESPLLYWITRIYIVLILLVISGMLIHNILDFIRKRKEKKKHARELKELKEQGKYYLRMTLNERIQHFIMLTSFIALVVTGFALKYPDAWWVIPFKWILGEWAFQTRSFLHRSFGIFMITISFYHSYYLFFTKRGRQMLFDFLPNLQDLKDVITNVKYLLGISKVKPLFGRFSYMEKAEYWALIWGVIVMSATGLMLFFNTIFLSIAPKIFLDAATLVHLYEAWLATLSIIVWHFYFVIFNPEVYPLNTALITGVLSEEEMKHEHPLELEKIKEIENTFNNDSAKNSADAGIKNNNAE is encoded by the coding sequence ATGAAATTTATTTCTGCTGTAGTTTTTATTTGTTTGAGCTCGCTAATTATGGCGCAAACAACAAAGACTGCTTGTATTGATTGCCATAGTGATAATACTTTAACGATTGAAAGAAACGGAAAACAAATTTCCCTTTTTGTAGATAAAGATCATTTTAATAATTCAGTTCATGCTGGTTTAGAATGTACAGATTGTCACTCCGGTTTCAATTCAGAAAATATTCCTCATAAAGAAGGCAATGATATTTCCAGGGTTGATTGCGCTCAGTGTCATGATAGTCCATCATTTTCCAAAAGCATTCATGGAGAAAAAAAAGTTGAATGTTTTGCATGTCACTCAAAACATGAAATTAAGCCAGCTAAAGATTTTTCAAAAAACGAAGTTGTGTTTTGTGTAAGCTGTCATAAATCTCCGTCTGTAAGATCCTATTCAAAAAGTACACATCATGCCGGATTTTTAAAAGGTAAAAAAGCACCTAATTGTACTGATTGCCATAACAAATCTGCGCATGAAATTAAATCGGTTAAATTTACCAAAGTTGAAGAGGAAAAACTTTGTGCATCATGCCACAAAAAAAGTGATGATGAGTTTGCAACAAGTGTACATAAATTAGCAAAGAAAAACAATACACCCGGTTGTGTTAATTGCCATGGTGCTCATGAAGTATTCAATAATAAATATTCTATTTCCTCTCGTTCATGTTTAAAATGTCATCTTGATAAAAATAATTTTGAAAAAGCTGGTAAAATTAATTTAGTAGAATTTGTTAAAAATTATCAGACAAGCATCCATGGCAGAATTGGAGTAGATGGCAAAGAAGCGGCAACCTGTGTTGATTGCCATGATAACCATATGGTATTAGGTACAGATGCAGCAAAAAGTAAGATTTCAAAATTTAATATTCCCAATACTTGTGGTAAATGTCATTCAAATATTTTAGCTGATTACAAAAAATCTTCCCATGGTGTTTCTTTTTTTTCCGGTGCTAACTTAGCGCCAAGCTGTACTGATTGCCACGGTGAGCATAATATTGAATCAGTTGATAAATCCCCATTGAGTAAATTGAATGAACATAAAGTATGCTTTACCTGCCATGTCAACAACATCGAAGTAATAAAGCTTACCGGAAAATCTAAAAATGAAATATTGGGTTACGAAAATTCAGTTCATTTTCAAGCACTAAAAGCTGGTAATGAAAATGCCGCCACCTGCTCCGACTGCCATGGCGCGCATAAAATGCAAACAACAAAAAATGCTTCCTCAAGAATTAAAAGAGAAAATATTGCCAATACCTGCGGTGATGGAGCAAATTGCCATCCTGGTATTGCTTCTGATTATATGGAGAGCATTCATGCACAAGCTGTAAAGAAAGGCGTGATGGATGCCCCCACGTGTATAGATTGCCATGGCAATCATCAAATATTTGCAAAGGATAACCCGAAAAGTAAAGTTGCCTCGGGAAAAAATGTAGTTCTACTTTGCAGTTCCTGCCATGGTGATGTTGAAATGATTAGTAAGTATGGCGTTCCTACAACAAAAGCAAGTTCTTATAATGAAAGTTACCATGGTTTAGCCGTTCGTGGTGGTTCCAAATATGCGGCTGATTGTTCAAGCTGTCACGGAGCGCATAAAATAAAACCGAGCTCCGATTCAACCTCAAGTATAAATGATAATAATCTTTCTAAAACTTGTGGAAGATGCCATCCGGGTGCAAGCATTACAGCAGATTTTAAACAAGTTCATCTTACAGGATCTAAAGCTGAATCCCCGCTTCTTTACTGGATTACCAGAATTTACATTGTATTAATTCTCCTGGTAATTTCTGGAATGTTAATTCATAATATTCTTGATTTTATTAGAAAGCGTAAAGAGAAAAAGAAACATGCCAGGGAATTAAAAGAGTTAAAGGAACAAGGCAAATACTATTTGAGGATGACGCTTAATGAACGTATCCAGCATTTTATTATGCTAACAAGTTTTATTGCATTAGTGGTTACCGGCTTCGCTTTAAAATACCCGGATGCCTGGTGGGTAATTCCGTTTAAATGGATACTTGGCGAATGGGCGTTTCAAACCAGGAGTTTCCTGCATAGATCATTTGGAATTTTTATGATTACCATCTCATTTTATCATTCTTACTATTTATTTTTTACGAAGAGAGGAAGACAAATGCTTTTTGATTTCCTTCCAAACTTACAGGATCTTAAAGATGTAATCACAAATGTTAAATACCTTTTAGGTATAAGCAAAGTAAAACCATTGTTTGGAAGATTCAGCTATATGGAAAAAGCTGAGTACTGGGCTTTGATTTGGGGTGTAATAGTTATGTCAGCAACAGGCTTGATGCTTTTCTTTAATACTATTTTTCTTTCAATTGCACCAAAAATATTTTTAGATGCGGCTACTTTAGTTCATCTTTATGAAGCATGGCTGGCAACTTTATCTATAATTGTCTGGCACTTTTACTTTGTTATTTTTAACCCGGAAGTATATCCTTTGAATACTGCTTTAATTACCGGAGTTTTATCCGAAGAAGAAATGAAGCATGAGCATCCATTAGAATTGGAAAAAATTAAAGAAATTGAAAATACTTTTAATAATGATTCTGCAAAAAATAGTGCTGATGCAGGAATCAAAAATAATAATGCGGAATAA
- a CDS encoding Rrf2 family transcriptional regulator, which translates to MIYTKTGEYAIRAVLFLARQPKDSLTMSAAIAKSEEIPTHYLAKILQRMAKYGYVDSFKGRGGGFKITNLAKKSSILQIVERVEGPIINQKCVTGLKECSEENPCPLHEEWAQVRDRIYNLISSKTVEEVAKKYAETLQKNK; encoded by the coding sequence ATGATCTATACAAAAACAGGTGAATATGCAATCCGTGCTGTTTTATTTTTAGCCAGACAGCCAAAAGATTCTTTGACTATGTCTGCGGCAATTGCTAAAAGTGAAGAAATTCCAACTCACTATCTTGCAAAAATATTGCAACGGATGGCGAAGTATGGATATGTCGATTCATTTAAAGGCAGAGGTGGTGGATTCAAAATAACCAATTTGGCAAAGAAAAGCTCCATACTACAAATTGTTGAAAGAGTTGAGGGACCAATTATTAATCAAAAGTGCGTAACTGGATTAAAAGAATGTTCCGAAGAAAATCCTTGTCCATTGCACGAAGAGTGGGCGCAGGTAAGAGATCGAATTTATAATTTGATATCAAGTAAAACGGTTGAAGAAGTAGCAAAAAAGTATGCTGAAACGTTACAGAAGAATAAGTAA
- a CDS encoding cytochrome C codes for MKLKYFYLIIIFSVAGFITFSAFASGEDVNPGNGNEKIIKFSHAVHSEATDCKGCHSKVSDSKSLNDRLLPDHTECSQCHDVQDEKTCNTCHFDNKFEPLNQTKSQMIFNHSFHINEKKMECEICHTGLKEVDYSFKAVKAMPQMETCYQCHNNEQGIATNECEACHLSTANLIPQNHQTSNYKKTHKFAAEANDANCAMCHDNNSCAGCHVGTNMLTEKNTAKDFYAPYSPHNFVDGTKQQKITRVHDLNFTYTHGIDLKGKESECQTCHQAETFCAECHNLSGGDYAIAGVMPTSHKAKDFMIIGVGSGGGQHATEAKRDIERCASCHDTQGGDPACITCHFDSDGIKGTNPKTHPNGFMRDEQGDWHNDSNSLCFNCHISTNSPGVGFCGYCHSSKRD; via the coding sequence ATGAAACTAAAATATTTTTATTTAATCATAATATTTTCCGTTGCAGGATTCATAACATTCAGTGCGTTTGCTTCCGGCGAAGATGTAAATCCTGGAAATGGAAATGAAAAGATCATAAAGTTTTCTCACGCAGTACATAGTGAAGCCACAGATTGCAAGGGTTGTCATTCTAAAGTTTCCGATAGTAAATCATTGAACGACAGATTGCTTCCTGACCACACAGAGTGTTCACAATGCCACGACGTTCAGGATGAAAAAACATGCAACACTTGCCACTTCGATAATAAATTCGAGCCGTTAAATCAAACTAAATCTCAAATGATTTTCAATCACAGTTTTCACATAAACGAAAAAAAGATGGAATGCGAAATCTGCCACACTGGTTTGAAAGAAGTTGATTATAGTTTTAAAGCGGTAAAGGCAATGCCGCAAATGGAAACCTGTTACCAGTGCCATAATAATGAACAAGGAATTGCAACTAACGAATGCGAAGCTTGTCATTTATCTACAGCTAATTTGATCCCGCAGAATCACCAGACAAGCAATTATAAAAAGACACACAAATTTGCTGCTGAAGCAAATGATGCAAACTGCGCAATGTGCCACGATAATAATTCCTGCGCTGGCTGCCACGTTGGTACAAATATGTTGACTGAAAAAAATACAGCAAAAGATTTTTATGCACCTTATTCACCTCATAATTTTGTTGATGGTACAAAGCAGCAAAAAATTACTCGCGTACACGATCTGAACTTTACTTATACTCACGGTATAGATTTGAAAGGAAAAGAAAGTGAATGCCAAACATGCCACCAGGCAGAAACGTTTTGCGCTGAATGTCATAATTTAAGCGGTGGTGATTACGCTATTGCAGGAGTTATGCCTACTTCGCATAAAGCTAAAGATTTTATGATCATAGGTGTTGGTAGCGGTGGCGGACAGCATGCTACTGAAGCAAAAAGAGATATTGAAAGATGCGCCTCCTGCCACGATACTCAGGGTGGTGATCCTGCCTGCATAACCTGTCATTTTGATAGCGATGGAATAAAAGGTACAAATCCTAAAACGCATCCAAATGGATTTATGCGAGACGAACAAGGCGATTGGCACAACGATAGTAATTCACTCTGTTTTAATTGTCATATTTCTACCAACAGTCCTGGTGTAGGATTTTGTGGTTATTGCCACAGTTCAAAAAGAGATTAA